The proteins below come from a single bacterium genomic window:
- a CDS encoding protein-L-isoaspartate(D-aspartate) O-methyltransferase translates to MIDFNRSVRDTSRAVERLAMVETQIRARGVRDRNVLRAMERVPRHQFVPADQQGQAYGDYPLPIGQGQTISQPYIVALMSELLEIRPGCRVLEIGTGSGYQAAVLAEMGARVWSLEILPSLAATADRLLHRLGYRSVAVRAGDGYAGWPEEAPFDGIILTAAPVEVPGPLLDQLAEAGRLVVPEGRHLQELVLYTRKGGKVARREIIPVRFVPMTGRAEKP, encoded by the coding sequence ATGATAGATTTCAACCGTAGCGTACGCGACACCAGCCGCGCCGTCGAACGGCTGGCCATGGTCGAGACCCAGATCCGGGCCCGGGGCGTGCGGGACCGCAATGTCCTGCGCGCAATGGAGCGGGTGCCGCGGCACCAGTTCGTGCCGGCGGACCAGCAAGGCCAGGCCTACGGAGATTATCCGCTGCCGATCGGCCAGGGGCAGACCATCTCGCAGCCCTATATCGTCGCCCTGATGAGCGAACTGCTCGAAATCCGTCCCGGCTGCCGGGTCCTCGAGATCGGGACCGGCTCCGGCTACCAGGCGGCGGTCCTGGCCGAGATGGGGGCGCGGGTCTGGAGCCTGGAGATACTGCCCTCACTGGCCGCCACCGCCGACAGGCTGCTGCACCGCCTGGGCTACCGGAGTGTCGCCGTGCGCGCCGGGGACGGTTACGCCGGCTGGCCCGAGGAAGCCCCGTTCGACGGGATAATCCTCACCGCGGCCCCGGTCGAGGTCCCCGGGCCCCTGCTGGACCAGCTCGCCGAGGCCGGGCGGCTGGTGGTGCCGGAGGGACGGCACTTGCAGGAACTGGTGCTCTACACCCGTAAAGGCGGCAAGGTGGCCCGGCGGGAGATAATCCCGGTGCGTTTTGTCCCCATGACCGGGAGGGCGGAGAAGCCATGA
- a CDS encoding 3-hydroxybutyryl-CoA dehydrogenase, translating into MNEGSKYLIDKVGIIGTKKKAQQIAETVSSAGIEVVLYGPTEEDCQRAINGISESIDREIQRWGMTASDKRAILARISTTTDMDKGGECKVVVEAMGLTLDEKREYLLKVQNNCPKIELYIIHISTLSVTEIASSSTLKKKVLGMHFLEPVPKTPVVELVRGMATDSHTVELAKEFARRLGKTSVEVFEYPGYITTRVILPMINEAMFVLMEGIASAEDIDTAIKLGFNMPMGPLALADQMGLDDIQRRMENLFHELGEPQFRPCPLLKKMVRAGRVGRASGEGFFKYEKKED; encoded by the coding sequence ATGAATGAAGGCAGCAAGTATTTAATCGACAAAGTCGGGATCATCGGGACGAAGAAAAAAGCGCAGCAGATCGCCGAGACCGTATCCTCCGCCGGGATCGAGGTGGTGCTGTACGGCCCGACCGAGGAGGACTGCCAGCGCGCGATCAACGGCATCTCGGAGTCGATAGACCGGGAAATCCAGCGCTGGGGCATGACCGCCTCGGACAAGCGCGCGATCCTGGCCCGGATAAGCACCACCACGGACATGGACAAGGGTGGCGAGTGCAAGGTGGTGGTAGAGGCGATGGGCCTCACCCTGGACGAAAAACGGGAATACCTCCTGAAAGTCCAGAACAACTGCCCCAAGATCGAACTCTACATCATCCACATCAGCACTCTCAGCGTGACCGAAATCGCCTCCTCCAGCACACTCAAGAAAAAAGTCTTAGGCATGCATTTCCTGGAGCCTGTACCCAAGACCCCGGTGGTGGAGCTGGTGCGCGGCATGGCCACGGACAGCCACACGGTGGAGCTGGCCAAGGAGTTCGCCCGCCGTCTGGGCAAGACCAGCGTGGAGGTGTTCGAGTACCCGGGCTACATCACCACCCGCGTGATCCTGCCGATGATCAACGAGGCCATGTTCGTGCTGATGGAGGGCATTGCCTCGGCCGAGGACATCGACACGGCGATCAAGCTGGGGTTCAACATGCCGATGGGCCCCCTGGCCCTGGCCGACCAAATGGGCCTGGACGATATCCAGCGCCGGATGGAAAACCTCTTTCACGAGCTGGGCGAGCCCCAGTTCCGTCCCTGCCCGCTGCTGAAGAAAATGGTGCGCGCCGGACGGGTCGGACGCGCCTCGGGAGAGGGTTTCTTCAAGTACGAAAAGAAAGAGGATTGA
- a CDS encoding FAD-binding protein, whose product MSEDKYDAIVVGAGPSGISAAITMARAGLSVVVLERGEYPGSKNLFGGILFTTILNRLVPEFWKEAPVERHVIERRFSFLNQDSEVALDLTCGAYDQPPFNNSFVVLRSRFDRWFAEQAEAAGAEIFPEVVVDDFVRRDGKIVGILARGEGGEHDELLADVVICAEGANSLLAEKSGLHRQMKPGNRLVAVKEIIQLNRETVEDRFHLEADQGAAYEFFGGAVQGMLGSGFIYTNRDSISVGVGCTVEDFMARKLNPNDLLESFKAHPRVKNLVRGGTVAEYSTHMLAEESYDELPQMAGDGLLLVGDAAGLINSSIYHEVTNLAMASGVFAGETVIAAKAKGDFSKDSLSTYRNKLESSFVLKDMFHFRNMIHFLKARPQFLNEYPELMLELARDYFTVNETPKLQVRKDIVRKARARLKLLPLLKDLWAARGAMV is encoded by the coding sequence TTGTCCGAAGACAAATACGATGCAATAGTGGTCGGCGCGGGCCCCTCGGGGATCAGCGCCGCGATCACCATGGCCCGCGCGGGCCTGAGCGTGGTGGTCCTGGAACGCGGTGAGTACCCCGGCTCGAAGAACCTGTTCGGCGGGATACTGTTCACCACCATCCTCAACCGTCTGGTCCCGGAATTCTGGAAAGAGGCCCCGGTCGAGCGTCACGTGATCGAGCGGCGTTTCAGTTTCCTGAACCAGGACAGCGAGGTCGCCCTGGACCTGACCTGCGGCGCCTATGACCAGCCGCCGTTCAACAACTCGTTCGTCGTGCTGCGCAGCCGTTTCGACCGCTGGTTCGCCGAGCAGGCCGAGGCCGCCGGGGCCGAAATCTTCCCCGAGGTGGTGGTGGACGATTTTGTGCGGCGCGACGGCAAGATCGTGGGCATCCTGGCCCGCGGCGAGGGCGGCGAGCACGATGAGCTTCTGGCGGACGTGGTGATCTGCGCCGAGGGCGCCAACAGCCTTCTGGCCGAGAAGAGCGGGCTGCACCGTCAGATGAAGCCCGGCAACCGTCTGGTGGCGGTCAAGGAGATCATCCAGCTCAACCGCGAGACCGTGGAGGACCGTTTCCACCTGGAAGCCGACCAGGGCGCGGCCTACGAGTTCTTCGGCGGGGCTGTGCAGGGCATGCTGGGCTCGGGTTTCATCTACACCAACCGCGACAGCATCTCCGTGGGCGTGGGCTGCACGGTTGAGGATTTCATGGCCCGCAAGCTCAACCCCAACGACCTGCTGGAGAGCTTCAAGGCCCACCCGCGGGTGAAGAACCTGGTGCGCGGGGGCACGGTGGCGGAGTACTCGACCCACATGCTGGCCGAGGAGAGCTACGACGAACTGCCGCAGATGGCCGGGGACGGTCTGTTGCTGGTGGGGGACGCCGCCGGGCTGATCAACTCCTCGATCTACCACGAGGTGACCAACCTGGCCATGGCCAGCGGCGTGTTCGCCGGCGAGACCGTGATCGCGGCCAAGGCGAAGGGGGACTTTTCGAAGGATAGCCTCTCCACCTACCGCAACAAACTGGAGTCCTCGTTCGTTCTTAAGGACATGTTCCATTTCCGGAACATGATTCATTTCCTGAAAGCCCGCCCGCAGTTCCTGAACGAGTATCCGGAACTGATGCTGGAGCTGGCGCGGGACTATTTCACGGTTAACGAGACGCCGAAACTGCAGGTGCGCAAAGATATAGTGCGCAAGGCCCGGGCGCGGCTGAAGCTGCTGCCCCTGCTTAAAGACCTGTGGGCGGCCCGGGGAGCGATGGTATGA
- a CDS encoding electron transfer flavoprotein subunit alpha/FixB family protein yields MSFNVLVITEQADGGELKKSSREALGLARALVEKAGGGEVSALLLTAAAGELPAKLAACGADRVFLLEAADCQYYQPGVYAAAGKAAVEACGASAVLVPGSALGRDLTPRLSARLGAPAATDCIQAELEGGKVSALRPAYGGKIQMRVAFAASPAILCLRPNVFRACPADSSRAAKVEPLAVALTDKDRALKITGLERKQSETPDVAEANIVVSGGRGMREGGGFKMLEELAGALGAGVGASRAAVDSGWRPHSDQVGQTGKFVSPSLYVAVGISGAVQHLAGMIDSKVIVAINKDADAPIFKVANYGIVGDAFEVVPVLIQEMKKHA; encoded by the coding sequence ATGTCTTTCAACGTTCTGGTGATAACGGAACAGGCGGACGGCGGCGAGCTGAAGAAGTCGAGCCGCGAGGCGCTGGGCCTGGCCCGCGCCCTGGTGGAAAAGGCCGGCGGCGGCGAGGTGAGCGCCCTTCTGCTGACAGCCGCGGCGGGCGAGCTGCCCGCCAAGCTGGCCGCCTGCGGCGCGGACCGCGTGTTTCTTCTTGAGGCGGCCGATTGTCAGTACTACCAGCCGGGCGTGTACGCCGCGGCGGGCAAGGCCGCGGTGGAGGCCTGCGGGGCATCCGCAGTCCTGGTCCCGGGCAGCGCCCTGGGCCGTGACCTCACCCCGCGCCTGAGCGCCCGTCTGGGCGCCCCGGCGGCCACGGACTGCATCCAGGCCGAGCTGGAGGGCGGGAAAGTCAGCGCCCTGCGTCCGGCCTACGGCGGCAAGATACAGATGCGGGTGGCGTTCGCTGCCTCCCCGGCCATCCTCTGCCTGCGGCCCAACGTGTTCCGGGCCTGCCCGGCGGACAGCTCCCGCGCGGCCAAAGTGGAGCCTCTGGCCGTTGCCCTGACCGACAAGGACCGGGCCCTCAAGATCACGGGCCTGGAGCGCAAGCAGAGCGAGACCCCGGACGTGGCCGAGGCCAATATCGTGGTCTCGGGCGGACGGGGCATGCGCGAGGGCGGCGGGTTCAAGATGCTCGAGGAGCTGGCCGGCGCCCTGGGCGCCGGTGTCGGGGCCAGCCGCGCCGCGGTGGACTCCGGCTGGCGTCCCCACAGCGACCAGGTCGGCCAGACCGGCAAGTTCGTCAGCCCCTCGCTCTACGTGGCGGTCGGTATCAGCGGTGCGGTGCAGCACCTGGCCGGGATGATCGACTCGAAGGTGATCGTGGCGATCAACAAGGACGCGGACGCGCCGATTTTCAAGGTGGCCAACTACGGGATCGTGGGCGACGCGTTCGAGGTGGTCCCGGTCCTGATCCAGGAAATGAAGAAACACGCCTGA
- a CDS encoding SPOR domain-containing protein, with protein sequence MTLAAGLTLACAAAGLWYVRQSGRLDGKLSGLRAGLGLARINLRAADSAADLARGNLAKPDPRNLTLLTGRPDSLPDEVVPEPQAARTLEAAGRWAIQVSSRRLEADARAEAAALGRRTGLSPGVERVAVGVQVWFRVLITGLPDEAAARGLADSLLAAGAIHEYVLQERNRPVNAIEP encoded by the coding sequence ATGACTCTGGCGGCCGGACTGACCCTGGCCTGCGCCGCGGCGGGCCTCTGGTACGTCCGTCAGAGCGGCCGCCTGGACGGGAAGCTGTCCGGGCTGCGCGCGGGCCTGGGCCTGGCGCGGATCAACCTGCGGGCCGCGGACAGCGCGGCGGACCTGGCGCGCGGGAACCTGGCGAAACCCGATCCGCGGAACCTGACACTGCTGACTGGCCGGCCCGACAGCCTGCCGGACGAGGTCGTGCCGGAACCGCAGGCGGCGCGGACGCTGGAGGCCGCAGGGCGCTGGGCGATCCAGGTCTCCTCGCGCCGGTTGGAGGCGGACGCCCGGGCCGAAGCCGCGGCCCTGGGCCGCCGGACCGGCCTCAGTCCCGGAGTGGAGCGGGTCGCGGTGGGGGTGCAGGTCTGGTTCCGGGTGCTGATAACGGGCCTGCCGGATGAGGCCGCGGCGCGCGGCCTGGCCGACAGCCTGCTGGCCGCGGGGGCGATCCACGAGTACGTGCTGCAGGAGAGAAACCGACCAGTGAATGCGATAGAGCCTTAA
- a CDS encoding tetratricopeptide repeat protein, with the protein MRLPFLPPRRPGRELGRMERALAALRLGLLGALGLYGLGFVFMLGIFWLYGGMLGLPGVYRAEGGLRTWAWGAAFLLPALPLALWLITQDTRNRERLTRTWDAWRWFDEGVDLIGGDSAYGAQQEECFARSAALDPSDPYARNNLGAVLSQQGRQFEAMAEYRRAIKEHPDYWKAWSNLGVALARSGELRSAAGCYRKALGLNPRDPATHLNLGLALLRLGNTVQARTHLQEFLVLDPSSPRRDEISRCLAGLG; encoded by the coding sequence ATGAGGTTGCCGTTCTTGCCGCCGCGCAGGCCGGGCCGTGAGCTGGGCCGGATGGAGCGTGCCCTGGCCGCGTTGCGGCTGGGTCTGCTCGGGGCGCTCGGACTGTACGGTCTGGGCTTTGTTTTTATGCTTGGGATATTCTGGCTTTACGGTGGGATGCTGGGACTGCCGGGGGTCTACCGCGCGGAGGGCGGGCTGCGGACCTGGGCCTGGGGGGCCGCCTTCCTGCTGCCGGCCCTGCCCCTGGCTCTCTGGCTCATCACCCAGGACACCCGCAACCGGGAGCGCCTGACCCGCACCTGGGACGCCTGGCGCTGGTTCGACGAGGGGGTGGACCTGATCGGCGGCGACTCCGCGTACGGCGCGCAGCAGGAGGAATGTTTCGCCCGCTCCGCCGCCCTCGACCCCTCCGACCCCTACGCCCGGAACAACCTGGGGGCCGTGCTCAGCCAGCAGGGGCGCCAGTTCGAGGCCATGGCCGAGTACCGCCGCGCCATCAAGGAACACCCCGACTACTGGAAAGCCTGGAGCAACCTGGGCGTGGCCCTGGCCCGCAGCGGCGAGCTGCGCAGCGCCGCCGGCTGCTACCGCAAGGCGCTGGGGCTCAACCCGCGCGACCCGGCCACCCACCTTAACCTCGGCTTGGCCCTGCTGCGCCTGGGCAACACGGTCCAGGCCCGCACCCACCTCCAGGAATTCCTGGTCCTCGACCCTTCCAGCCCCCGGCGCGACGAAATCTCGCGTTGCCTGGCAGGCCTGGGCTGA
- a CDS encoding electron transfer flavoprotein subunit beta/FixA family protein — translation MNIIVCIKQVPDTEARVQISEQGNSIDSGQINFILNPFDEYAVEEALRTQEKLGGEVTVVTLGDESAENAIRTAMAMGADKGILLKADRATDDPLQVARALAAEIASGEFDIVFFGKQGVGNEHGQVGMALAELIGVPGISGVSRLEVSAGAVKGAREVEGGMELFECGLPAVISTQKGLNEPRYPSLKGRMAAKKKPLEVKPVALAAPLLTVEALAYPPQRERGRVLGEGSATVAELVRCLKEEAKVI, via the coding sequence GTGAACATAATAGTCTGCATTAAACAGGTGCCGGACACGGAAGCCCGGGTGCAGATCAGCGAACAGGGCAACTCGATCGACAGCGGGCAGATCAATTTCATCCTGAACCCGTTCGACGAGTACGCGGTCGAGGAGGCCCTGCGCACCCAGGAAAAACTGGGCGGCGAGGTGACCGTAGTCACCTTGGGCGATGAGTCGGCCGAGAACGCGATCCGCACCGCGATGGCCATGGGCGCGGACAAGGGAATACTGCTCAAGGCCGACCGCGCAACGGACGACCCGTTGCAGGTGGCGCGCGCCCTGGCGGCCGAAATCGCCAGCGGCGAGTTCGACATCGTGTTTTTCGGCAAGCAGGGCGTGGGCAACGAGCACGGCCAGGTCGGAATGGCCTTGGCCGAGCTGATCGGCGTGCCGGGCATCTCCGGGGTGAGCCGTCTGGAGGTCTCCGCCGGCGCGGTCAAGGGCGCCCGCGAGGTCGAGGGCGGCATGGAGCTGTTCGAGTGCGGCCTGCCGGCGGTGATCAGCACCCAGAAAGGCCTGAACGAGCCGCGCTATCCCTCGCTGAAAGGGCGCATGGCGGCCAAGAAAAAGCCGCTCGAGGTGAAGCCGGTGGCCCTGGCCGCGCCGCTGCTGACTGTCGAGGCCCTGGCCTATCCGCCGCAGCGCGAGCGCGGTCGTGTGCTGGGCGAGGGATCGGCCACTGTGGCCGAGCTGGTGCGCTGCCTGAAGGAAGAGGCCAAGGTCATCTGA
- a CDS encoding 4Fe-4S dicluster domain-containing protein, whose amino-acid sequence MTSADVIKPTPVVSLEDKLALVKRKIAKTSHISVDQPAFQADPDKVVLFVCPAKVYEKNEESGECIVNFENCLECGTCQVAARAYVKWDNPQGGFGVTYAMG is encoded by the coding sequence ATGACGAGCGCCGATGTGATCAAGCCCACACCGGTTGTATCGCTGGAGGACAAGCTGGCCCTGGTCAAGCGCAAGATCGCCAAGACCAGCCATATCAGTGTTGACCAGCCGGCGTTCCAGGCCGACCCGGACAAGGTGGTGCTGTTTGTCTGTCCGGCCAAGGTCTACGAGAAGAACGAGGAAAGCGGCGAGTGCATAGTGAATTTCGAGAACTGCCTGGAGTGCGGGACCTGCCAGGTGGCGGCGCGCGCCTATGTGAAGTGGGACAACCCGCAGGGCGGTTTCGGCGTGACCTATGCCATGGGCTGA
- the uvrB gene encoding excinuclease ABC subunit UvrB yields the protein MSVFRLEAPYPPAGDQPAAIRELEAGLSDGRRFQTLLGVTGSGKTFTIANVIADWGRPALVISHNKTLAAQLYGELKGFFPHNAVEYFISYYDYYQPEAYLPATDTYIEKDSSINEDIDRMRLAATSALLSRPDVIIVASVSSIYGLGSPEDYARLLLSLKVGQEAERDAILRHLVDIHYERNDLDFARGRFRVRGDVIEVFPAYEETALRLELFGDQVERISRIDPLTGNVLGTQDYCAIYPAKHFVIERPQLEAAVRSIQEELRGRLAELRSQERLLEAQRLESRTNYDIEMMLEVGYCSGIENYSRHLAGRAAGERPACLFDYFPDEFLLVLDESHVTVPQVGAMYEGDFSRKSTLVEHGFRLPSALDNRPMKFHEFESVLDRVIFVSATPADYELEKCGGEVVEQIIRPTGLVDPEVEVRPVKGQVDDLLEQVRQRADRSERTLVTTLTKRMAEDLTEYMSQMGVRVRYMHSDIEAIERIEILRDLRLGNFDVLVGINLLREGLDLPEVSLVAILDADKEGFLRSERSLIQTMGRTARNVNGKVIMYADRMTGSMQRAIGETTRRRKLQLAYNEAHGIQPQTIRKSVEQVMLSTAVADRRLREAPALAADGGRPSYGRELDLETRISILENEMREAAKALDFERAALLRDQLMEHRARLAGKSASGGKKKKTAASGLW from the coding sequence ATGAGCGTGTTCCGCTTGGAAGCTCCCTATCCTCCGGCTGGAGACCAGCCCGCCGCGATCCGCGAGCTGGAGGCGGGTCTGAGCGACGGCCGCCGCTTCCAGACCCTGCTGGGGGTGACCGGTTCCGGCAAGACCTTCACTATCGCCAACGTCATCGCCGACTGGGGTCGGCCGGCCCTGGTGATCAGCCACAACAAGACCCTCGCCGCCCAGCTCTACGGCGAGCTGAAAGGCTTCTTCCCGCACAACGCGGTCGAGTATTTCATCAGCTATTACGACTACTACCAGCCCGAGGCCTACCTGCCGGCCACGGACACCTACATCGAGAAGGACAGCTCGATCAACGAGGACATCGACCGCATGCGCCTGGCGGCCACCAGCGCCCTGCTCTCCCGGCCGGATGTCATCATCGTGGCCAGCGTCTCCTCGATCTACGGCCTGGGCTCACCCGAGGACTATGCCCGCCTGCTCCTGTCGCTCAAGGTGGGCCAGGAGGCCGAGCGCGACGCCATCCTGCGTCACCTGGTCGACATCCACTACGAGCGCAATGATTTAGATTTCGCCCGCGGCCGCTTCCGGGTGCGCGGCGACGTCATCGAGGTCTTCCCGGCGTATGAAGAAACTGCCTTGCGCCTGGAGCTGTTCGGTGACCAGGTCGAGCGCATCAGCCGTATCGACCCGCTCACCGGAAACGTGCTGGGCACCCAGGACTACTGCGCCATCTACCCGGCCAAGCATTTCGTGATCGAGCGGCCCCAGCTCGAGGCCGCGGTGCGCAGCATCCAGGAGGAACTGCGCGGCCGCCTGGCCGAGCTGCGCTCCCAGGAGCGCCTGCTCGAGGCCCAGCGCCTGGAATCCCGCACCAACTACGACATCGAGATGATGCTCGAGGTGGGCTACTGCTCCGGCATCGAGAACTACTCCCGGCACCTGGCCGGCCGCGCCGCCGGCGAGCGCCCGGCCTGCCTGTTCGACTATTTCCCGGACGAGTTCCTGCTCGTGCTGGATGAGTCCCACGTCACCGTACCCCAGGTCGGCGCGATGTACGAGGGCGACTTCTCCCGCAAGAGCACCCTGGTCGAGCACGGCTTCCGCCTGCCCAGCGCCCTGGACAACCGGCCGATGAAGTTCCACGAGTTCGAGTCGGTCCTCGACCGCGTCATCTTCGTCTCCGCCACCCCGGCCGACTACGAGCTGGAAAAGTGCGGCGGTGAGGTGGTGGAGCAGATCATCCGGCCCACCGGCCTGGTCGACCCCGAGGTGGAGGTGCGGCCGGTCAAGGGTCAGGTGGATGACCTCCTGGAACAGGTCCGGCAGCGCGCCGACCGTTCCGAGCGCACCCTGGTCACCACCCTGACCAAGCGCATGGCCGAGGACCTCACGGAATACATGTCCCAGATGGGGGTGCGGGTGCGCTACATGCACTCCGACATCGAGGCCATCGAGCGCATCGAGATCCTGCGCGACCTGCGGCTGGGCAATTTCGACGTGCTGGTCGGGATCAACCTTCTGCGCGAGGGCCTCGACCTGCCCGAGGTCTCGCTGGTGGCCATCCTGGATGCCGACAAGGAGGGCTTCCTGCGCTCCGAGCGCTCGCTCATCCAGACCATGGGGCGCACCGCGCGCAACGTCAACGGCAAGGTCATCATGTACGCCGACCGGATGACCGGCTCCATGCAGCGGGCGATCGGCGAGACCACCCGGCGGCGCAAGCTGCAGCTGGCCTACAACGAGGCCCACGGCATCCAGCCCCAGACCATCCGCAAGAGCGTGGAGCAGGTGATGCTCTCCACCGCCGTGGCCGACCGCCGCCTGCGCGAGGCCCCGGCCCTGGCCGCGGATGGCGGCCGGCCCAGCTACGGCCGCGAGCTGGACCTGGAGACCCGGATCAGCATCCTGGAGAACGAGATGCGCGAGGCGGCCAAGGCCCTGGATTTCGAGCGCGCCGCCCTCCTGCGCGACCAGTTGATGGAGCACAGGGCACGCCTGGCCGGCAAGAGCGCCTCCGGCGGAAAGAAAAAGAAAACCGCCGCCTCCGGGCTGTGGTGA
- a CDS encoding acetate kinase, translated as MLILVINCGSSSVKYQLINTESGVSLARGGVDRIGMSGAVISISRHDGYSAKFGAEILDHTVAIEQILIYLVHPKHGVIKDKSEVDAVGHRVVHGGTQFTESVLISEEVMGKIRQCIDLAPLHNPHNIRGINASLRNLPGIPQVAVFDTAFHSTLPAKAFLYPLPLVLYRRYEIRRYGFHGTSHYYVARRAADLLGKPKSELKIITAHLGNGCSITAVDGGKSVDTSMGLTPLEGLVMGTRCGDIDPSIILHVMGREELTLSEANTLLNKHSGLQGLSGISSDMRDLISEMDKGNEQARTAIEVYCYRLKKYIGSYAAAMGGVDALVFTAGVGENSPVIRKLSCEGLGFLGLEVDDALNDAPERGERLISPEGTRGKVMVIPTNEELVIARDTERIVNEMEK; from the coding sequence ATGCTGATTTTAGTCATCAATTGCGGCAGCAGCAGCGTAAAATACCAGCTTATCAACACCGAGAGCGGGGTCTCCCTGGCACGCGGCGGCGTGGACCGGATCGGCATGTCCGGGGCGGTGATCTCGATCAGCCGGCATGACGGCTACAGCGCCAAGTTCGGGGCCGAAATCCTCGACCACACGGTGGCCATCGAGCAGATACTGATCTACCTGGTGCACCCGAAACACGGGGTGATCAAGGACAAGTCCGAGGTGGACGCCGTAGGACACCGGGTGGTGCACGGCGGCACGCAGTTCACCGAGAGCGTGCTGATCAGCGAAGAGGTGATGGGCAAGATACGCCAGTGCATCGACCTGGCCCCCCTTCACAACCCGCACAACATCCGGGGCATCAATGCCTCGCTCCGCAACCTGCCGGGCATTCCGCAGGTGGCCGTTTTCGACACCGCTTTCCACAGCACCCTGCCGGCCAAGGCGTTCCTCTATCCCCTGCCCCTGGTGCTCTACCGCCGCTACGAGATTCGGCGCTACGGGTTCCACGGCACCAGCCATTATTATGTGGCGCGGCGGGCCGCCGACCTGCTGGGCAAGCCGAAAAGCGAACTCAAGATCATCACCGCGCACTTGGGCAACGGCTGCAGCATCACCGCGGTTGACGGGGGCAAGAGCGTGGACACCTCGATGGGCCTCACCCCGCTGGAGGGCCTGGTCATGGGAACCCGCTGCGGAGATATCGACCCCTCGATCATCCTGCACGTAATGGGGCGCGAGGAGCTGACCCTGAGCGAGGCCAACACCCTGCTGAACAAACACAGCGGGCTGCAGGGCCTTTCGGGCATCTCCAGTGACATGCGCGACCTGATCTCGGAGATGGACAAAGGCAACGAGCAGGCCCGCACCGCGATCGAGGTTTACTGCTACCGCCTGAAGAAGTACATCGGGTCCTACGCCGCGGCCATGGGCGGGGTGGACGCCCTGGTGTTCACCGCCGGGGTGGGAGAGAACAGCCCGGTGATCCGCAAGCTCTCCTGCGAGGGGCTGGGGTTCCTGGGCCTGGAGGTGGACGACGCACTCAACGACGCACCGGAGCGCGGCGAGCGGCTGATCAGCCCGGAGGGCACGCGGGGCAAGGTGATGGTGATCCCGACCAACGAAGAGCTGGTGATCGCCCGCGACACCGAGCGGATCGTGAACGAGATGGAAAAGTAG